The genomic region ATAATTCAGCAGCAGGCTCCGCTACCGTCATATTATCTACAACTTTAGCTATGCCAGCTATATTGCCAGCTATAGTCAATACCTTCTGCTTAGCTAGTAGGGTAGGGCACTCGCCTGTCAATGTGATTTGATCCCCTTCTACGATAGCAGAAACAGATTCTGAAAGTTGAAATCTCTTGATTTCGGCTGTAGCTTTTGCTGCTTGTTCTTCTGCAGAATCACCACCTCCAAAAAGTTTTGTGCCTGCATCTTTGATAAATGAAAATAGTCCCATGTGTTTAAAATTTAAAATGATTTAGTTTAGATAAATAAAGAGATAAAAAGTTTAATCGATTAGAGAAATTTTACGATTGTGTTTTATTGTGAAATTGTGAAAACATCGTTTCTATTTCAGAAAACACAAAATCAGATGTCGCCTTGAACCCATTTTCGTCAAATGGAGAACTTAACTTGGCGATTGGCAATAATTCTAGGAAATTCTTACTACCTCCAGCACAGCAGAGATCATAATAATCTTTCCATGCACCGTTGAAATCTTCATTCATTTTCTTATAAAATTGGAAGGCACATAGCTGGGCTAAGGTATAATCTATATAATAGAAAGGTGAAAAGAACAGATGTCCCTGATTCTGCCATCGACCGCCATTTTCGAGGAATGGAGCATCGTCATATTGCACCCAAGGCATATATTTACCCTGTATTTCTAGCCATACTTTTCGTCTCTCTTCTGGTGTCATAGAAGGATTGTCATATACTCTATGCTG from Chitinophagales bacterium harbors:
- the lysM gene encoding peptidoglycan-binding protein LysM, encoding MGLFSFIKDAGTKLFGGGDSAEEQAAKATAEIKRFQLSESVSAIVEGDQITLTGECPTLLAKQKVLTIAGNIAGIAKVVDNMTVAEPAAELSDSNFYDVKPGDNLSKISKEVYGDPNKYNTIFEANKPMLTHPDKIYPGQKLVIPALG